A window from Betta splendens chromosome 1, fBetSpl5.4, whole genome shotgun sequence encodes these proteins:
- the tdrd7a gene encoding tudor domain-containing protein 7A isoform X2 encodes MSDSESIKKMLRSVLQSSKTGVSIARLQSDYQLLCGEIIPLKKLGFVKLEDYLRSIPSVVRLEYQMGDVKCFAAVCKETAHIAELVAKQKSSKKSGCSQVVNCRMRFKPSNPYMLNVNQRSLRQPLATRTVIGSANRSWSRGGYRGCSASGDYRQLDHRLSTITPVEHRQPAPQTAVKLSVTTHRKEQGSSKAQKLPEKPTKQTSTANKSQSSVYDVELVQTRLTLLLEKYSNGLWMSKLADIYSEMFNQKLHPQVLIDLEKWTHICMVEQSSSNNRVNRVIYPPLPLKHAAIPRSSPSESSPKLSSNSTITTPISSPPSIPKQISNHLPAYPEPKPRVFPKSPLAKATFIFSQQPVAVSSGNPLSSPTLHSPDHNPAPQLPPCVGLDVNATGGCEANQATDCRISSSPPGPGILPTLNSASASPPKPSITLATEVVQRIKDLLSKYSQGIWAHALPKLFMDTYKTPFPEHILDSLSNYLHIWNVEYPISHNKKAILYTATTTDMDTTDCEESPECRSHPLPSGLQVLSDVVPHRLVPPSEQFPSVLITDVKSSNAVTIRYVGENYSYAQEAMEDAMRAFYSQSVSCRPLPNPVVGQLVAVREEDGNELARGQVMEIMSPKRVKVYYVDHGFSVEISGDNLLELHHDFLSLPFQAANVRLAGLEAFSSHPLLVSCLGHLTVDKILLVQRLELCQPNETPLVVLYDTSQDDDVNINSACLKALQDTTMNNPLSLNATYREVCVTHVCEDGIYCQLPSRGKARLSKLLQQTEAILNAQVSSEPLVSRPFIGKICLARYKGQWFRVEVTNMYGSRVMEISFIDIGVSATVEVTDLREIPPPLLKDSVIIPAQAVKCRLADLPIPDDDWSPKVVQWLKETVLGSEDCTIKIVKLEEHKGNRLVHMYLFVGVDSQDLDKSVNRQLANSWALFSTRKNNATISNNINEETGLCALVQMLTLDSSAPGPNGKPSGQPHQGSEDLSFQNTASISPTLPLPLPPPLVLPQPGQNMDVFVSVACHPGHFVLQPWQDLHKLEVLTGEMILYYNQTENTQSAVDIQKQEVYAAKMDKTWHRVQVKGVLTNGWVSVYELDYGRHELVRSTFLRPLLEEFRQLPFQTVTAQLAGVTQTSWSEEACMLFRNHVEKRALVAQIESVQELSEVKGGSWERKLTVYLVDTTVDERDLWIHSIMADISSNLSSAA; translated from the exons ATGTCGGACAGCGAGTCCATAAAGAAAATGCTGCGCTCTGTGCTCCAGTCAAGCAAGACTGGCGTGTCCATTGCGAGACTCCAGTCAGACTATCAGTTGCTGTGTGGGGAGATCATCCCTCTGAAGAAACTAGGTTTCGTGAAGCTCGAGGATTACCTGCGGAGCATCCCCTCCGTTGTGCGGTTGGAGTACCAAATGGGCGAC GTAAAATGCTTTGCTGCAGTGTGTAAAGAGACTGCTCACATTGCTGAGCTGGTGGCCAAGCAGAAGAGCTCTAAAAAATCAGGATGCTCCCAAGTTGTCAACTGCAGAATGAGATTCAAACCTTCCAATCCATACATGCTCAATG TGAACCAGAGATCTCTCCGCCAACCTTTAGCCACTCGTACCGTAATAGGGTCAGCTAATCGTTCTTGGTCACGTGGAGGGTACAGGGGCTGCAGTGCTTCAGGAGACTACAG ACAGTTGGACCATAGGTTAAGCACCATCACACCTGTGGAACACAGACAGCCAGCTCCCCAAACTGCTGTAAAACTGTCTGTTACAACTCACAG AAAAGAGCAAGGTTCATCAAAAGCCCAGAAGCTTCCAG AGAAGCCTACTAAGCAAACATCCACAGCTAATAAATCCCag TCTAGTGTGTATGACGTGGAGCTGGTACAGACAAGATTAACTCTGCTCCTGGAGAAGTACAGCAATGGACTGTGGATGTCAAAGCTCGCAGATATCTACAGTGAAATGTTCAATCAGAAGCTGCACCCTCAGGTGCTTATAGACCTGGAGAAGTGGACACACATTTGTATG GTGGAGCAGTCTTCCAGCAACAACAGAGTTAACCGTGTGATCtaccctcctctgcctctcaaGCACGCTGCCATTCCTAGAAGTAGCCCCAGTGAGTCCTCCCCAAAGCTATCCAGCAATTCTACTATTACCACTCCcatttcctcccctccttcgATACCTAAGCAGATCTCTAACCATCTTCCTGCTTACCCTGAACCCAAACCTAGAGTTTTCCCCAAAAGCCCCTTGGCTAAAGCCACTTTCATTTTTTCTCAACAACCTGTCGCTGTCTCTTCTGGCAATCCATTGTCATCACCCACTTTGCATAGCCCTGACCACAATCCAGCTCCCCAACTGCCCCCATGTGTCGGCCTTGATGTCAATGCCACTGGAGGATGTGAAGCTAATCAAGCTACCGACTGCCGTATATCTTCCAGTCCACCTGGGCCTGGCATTTTACCCACTTTAAACTCTGCTTCTGCCTCACCCCCAAAGCCATCTATTACTCTGGCAACTGAGGTGGTTCAAAGAATAAAGGACCTTCTGTCAAAGTATAGCCAAGGTATTTGGGCCCATGCTTTGCCGAAGCTCTTCATGGACACGTACAAGACGCCCTTCCCTGAACACATTCTTGACAGTTTGTCTAATTATCTGCATATATGGAATGTGGAGTATCCAATATCGCACAATAAGAAG GCAATTCTATACACTGCCACTACAACTGACATGGATACCACAGACTGTGAAGAAAGCCCGGAGTGCAGAAGTCATCCCCTCCCCTCTGGGCTTCAGGTCCTGAGCGACGTGGTTCCTCACCGGCTGGTTCCTCCTTCAGAGCAGTTCCCATCTGTACTAATTACTGATGTTAAAAGTAGCAATGCTGTTACTATAAG GTATGTAGGTGAGAACTACTCCTATGCCCAAGAGGCCATGGAGGATGCTATGCGCGCCTTCTACTCCCAAAGCGTCTCTTGCCGTCCTCTACCTAACCCTGTTGTTGGCCAGCTGGTAGCTGTCAGAgaagaggatggaaatgagCTGGCCAGAGGCCAGGTCATGGAGATCATGTCCCCTAAAAGAGTCAAG GTGTATTATGTGGACCATGGTTTCTCTGTGGAGATAAGTGGGGATAATCTGCTAGAGCTGCACCACGACTTCCtttccctccccttccaggctGCTAATGTTAGGCTTGCAG GACTTGAGGCATTCAGCTCCCATCCCCTCCTCGTGTCCTGCCTGGGCCATTTGACAGTTGACAAGATTCTGCTGGTGCAGAGATTAGAGCTATGCCAACCGAATGAGACACCTTTGGTAGTGCTGTATGACACTTCACAGGACGATGACGTCAACATCAACTCTGCCTGCCTGAAGGCTCTCCAGGACACTACAATGAACAATCCATTGTCT TTAAATGCTACCTACAGGGAGGTCTGTGTGACACACGTGTGCGAAGATGGCATCTACTGCCAATTACCATCCAGAGGAAAAGCAAGACTCAGCAAGTTGCTGCAACAAACAGAGGCCATCTTAAATGCTCAG GTGTCGTCTGAGCCCCTGGTCTCAAGACCCTTTATTGGCAAGATCTGTCTAGCCCGATATAAAGGACAGTGGTTTAGAGTGGAG GTCACTAACATGTATGGCTCCAGAGTGATGGAAATCAGCTTCATTGACATTGGGGTCTCCGCGACTGTAGAGGTCACTGATCTGCGAgagattcctcctcctctccttaaAGATTCAGTCATCATTCCAGCACAA GCCGTCAAATGCCGCCTAGCTGACCTCCCAATTCCAGATGATGACTGGAGCCCCAAAGTTGTTCAGTGGCTGAAGGAGACTGTGCTGGGCTCAGAAGATTGTACAATAAag ATTGTAAAATTGGAAGAGCACAAAGGGAACAGACTGGTTCACATGTACCTCTTCGTTGGTGTGGACAGTCAGGATCTGGACAAAAGCGTCAATCGTCAGCTGGCCAACTCGTGGGCCTTATTTTCAACACGGAAAAACAATGCCACTATTAGCAATAACATCAATGAGGAAACGG GCCTCTGTGCTCTAGTTCAGATGTTGACACTAGACAGCTCGGCCCCCGGCCCCAATGGCAAGCCTTCAGGCCAGCCTCATCAAGGATCAGAGGACCTGTCTTTCCAGAATACAGCCTCCATAAGTCCGACGCTGCCACTTCCACTGCCTCCTCCGCTGGTTCTTCCCCAG CCTGGACAAAatatggatgtgtttgtgtcagtggcCTGCCATCCTGGTCACTTTGTGCTGCAGCCATGGCAGGACCTGCATAAGCTGGAGGTGTTAACGGGAGAGATGATCCTTTATTAtaatcagacagaaaacaccCAGTCAGCTGTAGACATCCAGAAACAGGAGGTCTACGCCGCCAAAATGGATAAAAC CTGGCACCGTGTGCAGGTGAAGGGGGTTCTGACCAACGGCTGGGTCTCTGTCTATGAGCTGGACTACGGCAGACACGAGCTGGTCCGCAGCACCTTCCTCaggcctctgctggaggagtttCGACAGCTGCCCTTTCAGACTGTCACTGCACAGCTGGCAG GTGTGACGCAGACCAGCTGGTCAGAGGAGGCCTGCATGTTGTTCAGAAACCACGTGGAGAAGCGAGCTCTCGTAGCCCAAATAGAGAGCGTGCAGGAGTTGTCTGAGGTTAAGGGTGGGTCGTGGGAGCGCAAGCTGACCGTCTACCTGGTGGACACCACAGTGGATGAGAGAGACCTTTGGATTCACAGCATCATGGCTGATATCAGCAGTAATCTGTCTTCAGCTGCGTAG
- the tdrd7a gene encoding tudor domain-containing protein 7A isoform X1, producing the protein MMSDSESIKKMLRSVLQSSKTGVSIARLQSDYQLLCGEIIPLKKLGFVKLEDYLRSIPSVVRLEYQMGDVKCFAAVCKETAHIAELVAKQKSSKKSGCSQVVNCRMRFKPSNPYMLNVNQRSLRQPLATRTVIGSANRSWSRGGYRGCSASGDYRQLDHRLSTITPVEHRQPAPQTAVKLSVTTHRKEQGSSKAQKLPEKPTKQTSTANKSQSSVYDVELVQTRLTLLLEKYSNGLWMSKLADIYSEMFNQKLHPQVLIDLEKWTHICMVEQSSSNNRVNRVIYPPLPLKHAAIPRSSPSESSPKLSSNSTITTPISSPPSIPKQISNHLPAYPEPKPRVFPKSPLAKATFIFSQQPVAVSSGNPLSSPTLHSPDHNPAPQLPPCVGLDVNATGGCEANQATDCRISSSPPGPGILPTLNSASASPPKPSITLATEVVQRIKDLLSKYSQGIWAHALPKLFMDTYKTPFPEHILDSLSNYLHIWNVEYPISHNKKAILYTATTTDMDTTDCEESPECRSHPLPSGLQVLSDVVPHRLVPPSEQFPSVLITDVKSSNAVTIRYVGENYSYAQEAMEDAMRAFYSQSVSCRPLPNPVVGQLVAVREEDGNELARGQVMEIMSPKRVKVYYVDHGFSVEISGDNLLELHHDFLSLPFQAANVRLAGLEAFSSHPLLVSCLGHLTVDKILLVQRLELCQPNETPLVVLYDTSQDDDVNINSACLKALQDTTMNNPLSLNATYREVCVTHVCEDGIYCQLPSRGKARLSKLLQQTEAILNAQVSSEPLVSRPFIGKICLARYKGQWFRVEVTNMYGSRVMEISFIDIGVSATVEVTDLREIPPPLLKDSVIIPAQAVKCRLADLPIPDDDWSPKVVQWLKETVLGSEDCTIKIVKLEEHKGNRLVHMYLFVGVDSQDLDKSVNRQLANSWALFSTRKNNATISNNINEETGLCALVQMLTLDSSAPGPNGKPSGQPHQGSEDLSFQNTASISPTLPLPLPPPLVLPQPGQNMDVFVSVACHPGHFVLQPWQDLHKLEVLTGEMILYYNQTENTQSAVDIQKQEVYAAKMDKTWHRVQVKGVLTNGWVSVYELDYGRHELVRSTFLRPLLEEFRQLPFQTVTAQLAGVTQTSWSEEACMLFRNHVEKRALVAQIESVQELSEVKGGSWERKLTVYLVDTTVDERDLWIHSIMADISSNLSSAA; encoded by the exons AT GATGTCGGACAGCGAGTCCATAAAGAAAATGCTGCGCTCTGTGCTCCAGTCAAGCAAGACTGGCGTGTCCATTGCGAGACTCCAGTCAGACTATCAGTTGCTGTGTGGGGAGATCATCCCTCTGAAGAAACTAGGTTTCGTGAAGCTCGAGGATTACCTGCGGAGCATCCCCTCCGTTGTGCGGTTGGAGTACCAAATGGGCGAC GTAAAATGCTTTGCTGCAGTGTGTAAAGAGACTGCTCACATTGCTGAGCTGGTGGCCAAGCAGAAGAGCTCTAAAAAATCAGGATGCTCCCAAGTTGTCAACTGCAGAATGAGATTCAAACCTTCCAATCCATACATGCTCAATG TGAACCAGAGATCTCTCCGCCAACCTTTAGCCACTCGTACCGTAATAGGGTCAGCTAATCGTTCTTGGTCACGTGGAGGGTACAGGGGCTGCAGTGCTTCAGGAGACTACAG ACAGTTGGACCATAGGTTAAGCACCATCACACCTGTGGAACACAGACAGCCAGCTCCCCAAACTGCTGTAAAACTGTCTGTTACAACTCACAG AAAAGAGCAAGGTTCATCAAAAGCCCAGAAGCTTCCAG AGAAGCCTACTAAGCAAACATCCACAGCTAATAAATCCCag TCTAGTGTGTATGACGTGGAGCTGGTACAGACAAGATTAACTCTGCTCCTGGAGAAGTACAGCAATGGACTGTGGATGTCAAAGCTCGCAGATATCTACAGTGAAATGTTCAATCAGAAGCTGCACCCTCAGGTGCTTATAGACCTGGAGAAGTGGACACACATTTGTATG GTGGAGCAGTCTTCCAGCAACAACAGAGTTAACCGTGTGATCtaccctcctctgcctctcaaGCACGCTGCCATTCCTAGAAGTAGCCCCAGTGAGTCCTCCCCAAAGCTATCCAGCAATTCTACTATTACCACTCCcatttcctcccctccttcgATACCTAAGCAGATCTCTAACCATCTTCCTGCTTACCCTGAACCCAAACCTAGAGTTTTCCCCAAAAGCCCCTTGGCTAAAGCCACTTTCATTTTTTCTCAACAACCTGTCGCTGTCTCTTCTGGCAATCCATTGTCATCACCCACTTTGCATAGCCCTGACCACAATCCAGCTCCCCAACTGCCCCCATGTGTCGGCCTTGATGTCAATGCCACTGGAGGATGTGAAGCTAATCAAGCTACCGACTGCCGTATATCTTCCAGTCCACCTGGGCCTGGCATTTTACCCACTTTAAACTCTGCTTCTGCCTCACCCCCAAAGCCATCTATTACTCTGGCAACTGAGGTGGTTCAAAGAATAAAGGACCTTCTGTCAAAGTATAGCCAAGGTATTTGGGCCCATGCTTTGCCGAAGCTCTTCATGGACACGTACAAGACGCCCTTCCCTGAACACATTCTTGACAGTTTGTCTAATTATCTGCATATATGGAATGTGGAGTATCCAATATCGCACAATAAGAAG GCAATTCTATACACTGCCACTACAACTGACATGGATACCACAGACTGTGAAGAAAGCCCGGAGTGCAGAAGTCATCCCCTCCCCTCTGGGCTTCAGGTCCTGAGCGACGTGGTTCCTCACCGGCTGGTTCCTCCTTCAGAGCAGTTCCCATCTGTACTAATTACTGATGTTAAAAGTAGCAATGCTGTTACTATAAG GTATGTAGGTGAGAACTACTCCTATGCCCAAGAGGCCATGGAGGATGCTATGCGCGCCTTCTACTCCCAAAGCGTCTCTTGCCGTCCTCTACCTAACCCTGTTGTTGGCCAGCTGGTAGCTGTCAGAgaagaggatggaaatgagCTGGCCAGAGGCCAGGTCATGGAGATCATGTCCCCTAAAAGAGTCAAG GTGTATTATGTGGACCATGGTTTCTCTGTGGAGATAAGTGGGGATAATCTGCTAGAGCTGCACCACGACTTCCtttccctccccttccaggctGCTAATGTTAGGCTTGCAG GACTTGAGGCATTCAGCTCCCATCCCCTCCTCGTGTCCTGCCTGGGCCATTTGACAGTTGACAAGATTCTGCTGGTGCAGAGATTAGAGCTATGCCAACCGAATGAGACACCTTTGGTAGTGCTGTATGACACTTCACAGGACGATGACGTCAACATCAACTCTGCCTGCCTGAAGGCTCTCCAGGACACTACAATGAACAATCCATTGTCT TTAAATGCTACCTACAGGGAGGTCTGTGTGACACACGTGTGCGAAGATGGCATCTACTGCCAATTACCATCCAGAGGAAAAGCAAGACTCAGCAAGTTGCTGCAACAAACAGAGGCCATCTTAAATGCTCAG GTGTCGTCTGAGCCCCTGGTCTCAAGACCCTTTATTGGCAAGATCTGTCTAGCCCGATATAAAGGACAGTGGTTTAGAGTGGAG GTCACTAACATGTATGGCTCCAGAGTGATGGAAATCAGCTTCATTGACATTGGGGTCTCCGCGACTGTAGAGGTCACTGATCTGCGAgagattcctcctcctctccttaaAGATTCAGTCATCATTCCAGCACAA GCCGTCAAATGCCGCCTAGCTGACCTCCCAATTCCAGATGATGACTGGAGCCCCAAAGTTGTTCAGTGGCTGAAGGAGACTGTGCTGGGCTCAGAAGATTGTACAATAAag ATTGTAAAATTGGAAGAGCACAAAGGGAACAGACTGGTTCACATGTACCTCTTCGTTGGTGTGGACAGTCAGGATCTGGACAAAAGCGTCAATCGTCAGCTGGCCAACTCGTGGGCCTTATTTTCAACACGGAAAAACAATGCCACTATTAGCAATAACATCAATGAGGAAACGG GCCTCTGTGCTCTAGTTCAGATGTTGACACTAGACAGCTCGGCCCCCGGCCCCAATGGCAAGCCTTCAGGCCAGCCTCATCAAGGATCAGAGGACCTGTCTTTCCAGAATACAGCCTCCATAAGTCCGACGCTGCCACTTCCACTGCCTCCTCCGCTGGTTCTTCCCCAG CCTGGACAAAatatggatgtgtttgtgtcagtggcCTGCCATCCTGGTCACTTTGTGCTGCAGCCATGGCAGGACCTGCATAAGCTGGAGGTGTTAACGGGAGAGATGATCCTTTATTAtaatcagacagaaaacaccCAGTCAGCTGTAGACATCCAGAAACAGGAGGTCTACGCCGCCAAAATGGATAAAAC CTGGCACCGTGTGCAGGTGAAGGGGGTTCTGACCAACGGCTGGGTCTCTGTCTATGAGCTGGACTACGGCAGACACGAGCTGGTCCGCAGCACCTTCCTCaggcctctgctggaggagtttCGACAGCTGCCCTTTCAGACTGTCACTGCACAGCTGGCAG GTGTGACGCAGACCAGCTGGTCAGAGGAGGCCTGCATGTTGTTCAGAAACCACGTGGAGAAGCGAGCTCTCGTAGCCCAAATAGAGAGCGTGCAGGAGTTGTCTGAGGTTAAGGGTGGGTCGTGGGAGCGCAAGCTGACCGTCTACCTGGTGGACACCACAGTGGATGAGAGAGACCTTTGGATTCACAGCATCATGGCTGATATCAGCAGTAATCTGTCTTCAGCTGCGTAG
- the tdrd7a gene encoding tudor domain-containing protein 7A isoform X3, with the protein MMSDSESIKKMLRSVLQSSKTGVSIARLQSDYQLLCGEIIPLKKLGFVKLEDYLRSIPSVVRLEYQMGDVKCFAAVCKETAHIAELVAKQKSSKKSGCSQVVNCRMRFKPSNPYMLNVNQRSLRQPLATRTVIGSANRSWSRGGYRGCSASGDYRQLDHRLSTITPVEHRQPAPQTAVKLSVTTHRKEQGSSKAQKLPEKPTKQTSTANKSQSSVYDVELVQTRLTLLLEKYSNGLWMSKLADIYSEMFNQKLHPQVLIDLEKWTHICMVEQSSSNNRVNRVIYPPLPLKHAAIPRSSPSESSPKLSSNSTITTPISSPPSIPKQISNHLPAYPEPKPRVFPKSPLAKATFIFSQQPVAVSSGNPLSSPTLHSPDHNPAPQLPPCVGLDVNATGGCEANQATDCRISSSPPGPGILPTLNSASASPPKPSITLATEVVQRIKDLLSKYSQGIWAHALPKLFMDTYKTPFPEHILDSLSNYLHIWNVEYPISHNKKAILYTATTTDMDTTDCEESPECRSHPLPSGLQVLSDVVPHRLVPPSEQFPSVLITDVKSSNAVTIRYVGENYSYAQEAMEDAMRAFYSQSVSCRPLPNPVVGQLVAVREEDGNELARGQVMEIMSPKRVKVYYVDHGFSVEISGDNLLELHHDFLSLPFQAANVRLAGLEAFSSHPLLVSCLGHLTVDKILLVQRLELCQPNETPLVVLYDTSQDDDVNINSACLKALQDTTMNNPLSLNATYREVCVTHVCEDGIYCQLPSRGKARLSKLLQQTEAILNAQVSSEPLVSRPFIGKICLARYKGQWFRVEVTNMYGSRVMEISFIDIGVSATVEVTDLREIPPPLLKDSVIIPAQAVKCRLADLPIPDDDWSPKVVQWLKETVLGSEDCTIKIVKLEEHKGNRLVHMYLFVGVDSQDLDKSVNRQLANSWALFSTRKNNATISNNINEETVQMLTLDSSAPGPNGKPSGQPHQGSEDLSFQNTASISPTLPLPLPPPLVLPQPGQNMDVFVSVACHPGHFVLQPWQDLHKLEVLTGEMILYYNQTENTQSAVDIQKQEVYAAKMDKTWHRVQVKGVLTNGWVSVYELDYGRHELVRSTFLRPLLEEFRQLPFQTVTAQLAGVTQTSWSEEACMLFRNHVEKRALVAQIESVQELSEVKGGSWERKLTVYLVDTTVDERDLWIHSIMADISSNLSSAA; encoded by the exons AT GATGTCGGACAGCGAGTCCATAAAGAAAATGCTGCGCTCTGTGCTCCAGTCAAGCAAGACTGGCGTGTCCATTGCGAGACTCCAGTCAGACTATCAGTTGCTGTGTGGGGAGATCATCCCTCTGAAGAAACTAGGTTTCGTGAAGCTCGAGGATTACCTGCGGAGCATCCCCTCCGTTGTGCGGTTGGAGTACCAAATGGGCGAC GTAAAATGCTTTGCTGCAGTGTGTAAAGAGACTGCTCACATTGCTGAGCTGGTGGCCAAGCAGAAGAGCTCTAAAAAATCAGGATGCTCCCAAGTTGTCAACTGCAGAATGAGATTCAAACCTTCCAATCCATACATGCTCAATG TGAACCAGAGATCTCTCCGCCAACCTTTAGCCACTCGTACCGTAATAGGGTCAGCTAATCGTTCTTGGTCACGTGGAGGGTACAGGGGCTGCAGTGCTTCAGGAGACTACAG ACAGTTGGACCATAGGTTAAGCACCATCACACCTGTGGAACACAGACAGCCAGCTCCCCAAACTGCTGTAAAACTGTCTGTTACAACTCACAG AAAAGAGCAAGGTTCATCAAAAGCCCAGAAGCTTCCAG AGAAGCCTACTAAGCAAACATCCACAGCTAATAAATCCCag TCTAGTGTGTATGACGTGGAGCTGGTACAGACAAGATTAACTCTGCTCCTGGAGAAGTACAGCAATGGACTGTGGATGTCAAAGCTCGCAGATATCTACAGTGAAATGTTCAATCAGAAGCTGCACCCTCAGGTGCTTATAGACCTGGAGAAGTGGACACACATTTGTATG GTGGAGCAGTCTTCCAGCAACAACAGAGTTAACCGTGTGATCtaccctcctctgcctctcaaGCACGCTGCCATTCCTAGAAGTAGCCCCAGTGAGTCCTCCCCAAAGCTATCCAGCAATTCTACTATTACCACTCCcatttcctcccctccttcgATACCTAAGCAGATCTCTAACCATCTTCCTGCTTACCCTGAACCCAAACCTAGAGTTTTCCCCAAAAGCCCCTTGGCTAAAGCCACTTTCATTTTTTCTCAACAACCTGTCGCTGTCTCTTCTGGCAATCCATTGTCATCACCCACTTTGCATAGCCCTGACCACAATCCAGCTCCCCAACTGCCCCCATGTGTCGGCCTTGATGTCAATGCCACTGGAGGATGTGAAGCTAATCAAGCTACCGACTGCCGTATATCTTCCAGTCCACCTGGGCCTGGCATTTTACCCACTTTAAACTCTGCTTCTGCCTCACCCCCAAAGCCATCTATTACTCTGGCAACTGAGGTGGTTCAAAGAATAAAGGACCTTCTGTCAAAGTATAGCCAAGGTATTTGGGCCCATGCTTTGCCGAAGCTCTTCATGGACACGTACAAGACGCCCTTCCCTGAACACATTCTTGACAGTTTGTCTAATTATCTGCATATATGGAATGTGGAGTATCCAATATCGCACAATAAGAAG GCAATTCTATACACTGCCACTACAACTGACATGGATACCACAGACTGTGAAGAAAGCCCGGAGTGCAGAAGTCATCCCCTCCCCTCTGGGCTTCAGGTCCTGAGCGACGTGGTTCCTCACCGGCTGGTTCCTCCTTCAGAGCAGTTCCCATCTGTACTAATTACTGATGTTAAAAGTAGCAATGCTGTTACTATAAG GTATGTAGGTGAGAACTACTCCTATGCCCAAGAGGCCATGGAGGATGCTATGCGCGCCTTCTACTCCCAAAGCGTCTCTTGCCGTCCTCTACCTAACCCTGTTGTTGGCCAGCTGGTAGCTGTCAGAgaagaggatggaaatgagCTGGCCAGAGGCCAGGTCATGGAGATCATGTCCCCTAAAAGAGTCAAG GTGTATTATGTGGACCATGGTTTCTCTGTGGAGATAAGTGGGGATAATCTGCTAGAGCTGCACCACGACTTCCtttccctccccttccaggctGCTAATGTTAGGCTTGCAG GACTTGAGGCATTCAGCTCCCATCCCCTCCTCGTGTCCTGCCTGGGCCATTTGACAGTTGACAAGATTCTGCTGGTGCAGAGATTAGAGCTATGCCAACCGAATGAGACACCTTTGGTAGTGCTGTATGACACTTCACAGGACGATGACGTCAACATCAACTCTGCCTGCCTGAAGGCTCTCCAGGACACTACAATGAACAATCCATTGTCT TTAAATGCTACCTACAGGGAGGTCTGTGTGACACACGTGTGCGAAGATGGCATCTACTGCCAATTACCATCCAGAGGAAAAGCAAGACTCAGCAAGTTGCTGCAACAAACAGAGGCCATCTTAAATGCTCAG GTGTCGTCTGAGCCCCTGGTCTCAAGACCCTTTATTGGCAAGATCTGTCTAGCCCGATATAAAGGACAGTGGTTTAGAGTGGAG GTCACTAACATGTATGGCTCCAGAGTGATGGAAATCAGCTTCATTGACATTGGGGTCTCCGCGACTGTAGAGGTCACTGATCTGCGAgagattcctcctcctctccttaaAGATTCAGTCATCATTCCAGCACAA GCCGTCAAATGCCGCCTAGCTGACCTCCCAATTCCAGATGATGACTGGAGCCCCAAAGTTGTTCAGTGGCTGAAGGAGACTGTGCTGGGCTCAGAAGATTGTACAATAAag ATTGTAAAATTGGAAGAGCACAAAGGGAACAGACTGGTTCACATGTACCTCTTCGTTGGTGTGGACAGTCAGGATCTGGACAAAAGCGTCAATCGTCAGCTGGCCAACTCGTGGGCCTTATTTTCAACACGGAAAAACAATGCCACTATTAGCAATAACATCAATGAGGAAACGG TTCAGATGTTGACACTAGACAGCTCGGCCCCCGGCCCCAATGGCAAGCCTTCAGGCCAGCCTCATCAAGGATCAGAGGACCTGTCTTTCCAGAATACAGCCTCCATAAGTCCGACGCTGCCACTTCCACTGCCTCCTCCGCTGGTTCTTCCCCAG CCTGGACAAAatatggatgtgtttgtgtcagtggcCTGCCATCCTGGTCACTTTGTGCTGCAGCCATGGCAGGACCTGCATAAGCTGGAGGTGTTAACGGGAGAGATGATCCTTTATTAtaatcagacagaaaacaccCAGTCAGCTGTAGACATCCAGAAACAGGAGGTCTACGCCGCCAAAATGGATAAAAC CTGGCACCGTGTGCAGGTGAAGGGGGTTCTGACCAACGGCTGGGTCTCTGTCTATGAGCTGGACTACGGCAGACACGAGCTGGTCCGCAGCACCTTCCTCaggcctctgctggaggagtttCGACAGCTGCCCTTTCAGACTGTCACTGCACAGCTGGCAG GTGTGACGCAGACCAGCTGGTCAGAGGAGGCCTGCATGTTGTTCAGAAACCACGTGGAGAAGCGAGCTCTCGTAGCCCAAATAGAGAGCGTGCAGGAGTTGTCTGAGGTTAAGGGTGGGTCGTGGGAGCGCAAGCTGACCGTCTACCTGGTGGACACCACAGTGGATGAGAGAGACCTTTGGATTCACAGCATCATGGCTGATATCAGCAGTAATCTGTCTTCAGCTGCGTAG